In Thauera aromatica K172, one DNA window encodes the following:
- the leuA gene encoding 2-isopropylmalate synthase, with protein MMLPDPAAKYRPFPTIALADRQWPGKRIERAPIWMSTDLRDGNQALFEPMNIERKMRMFRTVCAIGFKEIEVGFPSASQTDFDFVRTLIEGGHIPADAAIEVLTPARPELIRRTMESVRGARRAIVHVYNATSPAFREMVFAMEKTEVVALAVSAVRLIKDIAATMPETAITLQYSPETFSATELDFAREVCDAVTAAWGASPADKVILNLPATVEVATPNVYADQVEWMHRHLARRDSVLLSLHPHNDRGTGVAAAELGLMAGADRIEGCLFGNGERTGNVDIVTLALNLYTQGVAPGLDFSDINAVARTVEYCNQLPIHPRHPYVGDLVFTAFSGSHQDAIKKGFAAHKAGETWNIPYLPIDPADLGRSYDSVIRVNSQSGKGGIAYLLETEYGIVMPRRLQVEFSREVQQVTDATGGEMSAAAIWALFSATYLDTVAPLRYVEHHLFEHGAAQGIRLVVEIGATRHLLVGEGNGPIDAAVHALQGAGLHVTVRSYEERSLAPSDDAGEARACAFVELSTEGCGERYGVGVDGNIVTASIRALVSAANRFGAGAIGAGAARHTLAA; from the coding sequence ATGATGTTGCCCGACCCCGCCGCCAAGTACCGTCCCTTCCCGACCATCGCCCTCGCCGACCGCCAGTGGCCAGGCAAGCGCATCGAGCGCGCCCCGATCTGGATGAGCACCGACCTGCGCGACGGCAACCAGGCACTGTTCGAGCCGATGAACATCGAGCGCAAGATGCGCATGTTCCGCACCGTGTGCGCGATCGGCTTCAAGGAGATCGAAGTCGGCTTCCCGTCCGCCTCGCAGACCGATTTCGATTTCGTCCGCACGCTGATCGAAGGCGGCCACATTCCCGCCGACGCCGCCATCGAAGTGCTGACGCCGGCACGCCCGGAGCTGATCCGGCGCACGATGGAGTCGGTGCGCGGCGCGCGGCGCGCGATCGTCCACGTCTACAACGCCACCTCGCCGGCCTTTCGCGAAATGGTGTTTGCCATGGAGAAGACCGAAGTGGTCGCGCTCGCGGTCTCGGCGGTGCGCCTGATCAAGGACATCGCCGCGACCATGCCGGAGACCGCGATCACGCTCCAGTACAGCCCGGAGACCTTTTCCGCCACCGAACTCGATTTCGCCCGCGAAGTGTGCGATGCGGTGACGGCCGCTTGGGGCGCGTCGCCGGCCGACAAGGTCATCCTCAACCTGCCGGCGACGGTCGAAGTCGCTACCCCCAACGTCTACGCCGACCAGGTCGAGTGGATGCACCGCCACCTCGCCCGCCGCGACAGCGTGCTGCTCTCGCTCCATCCGCACAACGACCGCGGCACCGGCGTCGCCGCCGCCGAGCTCGGCCTGATGGCCGGTGCCGACCGCATCGAAGGCTGCCTGTTCGGCAACGGCGAGCGCACCGGCAACGTCGACATCGTGACCTTGGCGCTCAACCTGTACACCCAGGGCGTGGCCCCCGGGCTCGATTTCTCCGACATCAACGCCGTCGCGCGCACGGTCGAATACTGCAACCAGTTGCCCATCCACCCGCGCCACCCCTACGTCGGGGATCTCGTGTTCACCGCCTTCTCCGGCTCCCACCAGGACGCGATCAAGAAGGGCTTCGCCGCCCACAAGGCCGGCGAGACATGGAACATCCCCTACCTGCCGATCGACCCCGCCGACCTCGGCCGCAGCTACGACTCGGTGATCCGCGTGAACAGCCAGTCGGGCAAGGGCGGCATCGCCTACCTGCTCGAGACCGAATACGGCATCGTGATGCCGCGGCGGCTGCAGGTGGAGTTTTCGCGCGAAGTGCAGCAGGTCACCGACGCCACCGGCGGCGAGATGTCGGCGGCGGCGATCTGGGCGCTGTTCAGCGCCACCTACCTCGACACCGTGGCGCCGCTGCGCTATGTCGAGCACCACCTCTTCGAGCACGGTGCGGCGCAGGGCATCCGCCTCGTCGTCGAGATCGGCGCCACCCGCCACCTCCTGGTCGGCGAAGGCAACGGCCCGATCGACGCCGCGGTGCACGCGCTGCAAGGCGCCGGCCTCCACGTCACCGTGCGCAGCTACGAGGAGCGCTCGCTCGCCCCCAGCGACGACGCCGGCGAGGCGCGCGCCTGCGCCTTCGTCGAGCTGAGTACCGAAGGCTGCGGTGAACGCTACGGCGTGGGCGTGGACGGCAACATCGTCACCGCCTCGATCCGCGCCCTCGTCAGCGCAGCCAACCGCTTCGGCGCCGGGGCGATCGGGGCGGGCGCGGCGCGGCACACTCTCGCGGCCTGA
- a CDS encoding Lrp/AsnC family transcriptional regulator, which translates to MQLDRYDRQLLDVLQQDGRISNQDLADRIALSPSSCLRRLRALEEAGLILGYRALLDAKKLGLSLMALIHISMDRHTPERFSRFEAEVGAIAEVLECLLITGQDADYQLKVVVADMDAYQELLLNRITRIPGVTGVHSSFVLRRVIDKTALPVGGG; encoded by the coding sequence ATGCAACTCGACCGCTACGACCGCCAGCTCCTCGACGTCCTGCAGCAGGACGGCCGCATCAGCAACCAGGACCTCGCCGACCGCATCGCGCTGTCGCCCTCGTCCTGCCTGCGCCGCCTGCGCGCGCTGGAGGAGGCCGGCCTCATCCTCGGCTACCGTGCCCTGCTCGACGCGAAAAAACTCGGCCTGTCGCTGATGGCGCTGATCCACATCTCGATGGACCGCCACACTCCCGAGCGCTTCAGCCGCTTCGAAGCGGAGGTCGGCGCCATTGCCGAAGTGCTCGAATGCCTGCTGATCACCGGCCAGGACGCCGACTACCAGCTCAAGGTGGTCGTCGCCGACATGGACGCCTACCAGGAGCTGCTGCTCAATCGCATCACCCGCATTCCCGGCGTCACCGGCGTGCATTCGAGCTTCGTCCTGCGCCGGGTGATCGACAAGACGGCGCTGCCGGTGGGCGGGGGGTGA
- a CDS encoding extracellular solute-binding protein encodes MQPIRFIRHQLARLAAGTALTLLSCAALAQAAPAIVVASTTSTEQSGLFGHLLPRFTQATGIEVKVVALGTGQALDIGRRGDADVVFVHDEAAEKKFVAEGHGVDHRKVMYNDFVLVGPAGDPAATRGKDITGALQKLATANAAFVSRGDKSGTHAAELRYWKAAGVDDKGSGYKECGCGMGPALNMAASAGAYVLADRGTWLSFKNRADLAVLVEGDTRLFNQYGVMVVNPERHPHVKAAEARKFVDWVVSDEGQATIASYQIGGEQLFFPNAER; translated from the coding sequence ATGCAACCCATCCGCTTCATCCGCCACCAGCTGGCGCGCCTCGCCGCCGGCACCGCCCTCACCCTGCTGTCCTGCGCCGCACTGGCGCAGGCCGCCCCCGCCATCGTCGTCGCCTCAACCACTTCGACCGAGCAGTCCGGCCTGTTCGGCCACCTGCTGCCGCGCTTCACCCAGGCCACCGGAATCGAAGTCAAGGTGGTGGCGCTCGGCACCGGCCAGGCGCTCGACATCGGCCGCCGCGGCGATGCCGACGTGGTGTTCGTGCACGACGAGGCGGCGGAGAAGAAGTTCGTCGCCGAAGGCCATGGCGTCGACCACCGCAAGGTGATGTACAACGACTTCGTCCTCGTCGGCCCCGCCGGCGATCCCGCCGCCACCCGCGGCAAGGACATCACCGGCGCGCTGCAAAAGCTCGCCACGGCCAATGCCGCGTTCGTCTCGCGCGGCGACAAGAGCGGCACCCACGCTGCCGAACTGCGCTACTGGAAGGCTGCCGGCGTCGACGACAAAGGCAGCGGCTACAAGGAATGCGGCTGCGGCATGGGCCCGGCGCTGAACATGGCGGCCTCGGCCGGCGCCTACGTGCTCGCCGACCGCGGCACCTGGCTCAGCTTCAAGAACCGCGCCGACCTCGCGGTGCTGGTCGAAGGCGACACCCGTCTCTTCAACCAGTACGGCGTGATGGTGGTGAACCCCGAGCGCCATCCGCACGTCAAGGCCGCCGAAGCGCGCAAGTTCGTGGACTGGGTGGTCTCGGACGAAGGCCAGGCCACGATTGCCAGCTACCAGATCGGCGGCGAGCAGCTGTTCTTCCCCAACGCCGAGCGGTAA
- the paaX gene encoding phenylacetic acid degradation operon negative regulatory protein PaaX, producing the protein MKSRVIDRWINDYLSERRVSANSLIITVYGDLIAAHGGGVWLSDFIRLVEPLGLNERVVRTSVYRLVQDDWLVSEQVGRRSYYRLTPSGLRRADHASRRIYDVRCVEWDGRWQIVILPATLSVRLRDALRRELSWAGYGAVAPGVLVRPSSDSATLMEILDGTGTRDKVVPLDARSLDALTGLPLKDLARECWDLEAIGATYDEFIARFRPVLRTLSAARSLDPEQCFLVQTLLMHEFRRVLLHDPQLPAQMTPNKWSGALARNLCQSLYRLTYRLAQQHLLALCETPSGPLPPPSPDFYRRFGGLGDVAGDVADDVAGIAVAP; encoded by the coding sequence ATGAAAAGCCGCGTCATCGATCGCTGGATCAACGACTACCTGAGCGAGCGCCGGGTCAGCGCCAATTCGCTGATCATCACCGTCTACGGGGATCTGATCGCCGCGCACGGGGGCGGCGTCTGGCTCAGCGACTTCATCCGCCTGGTCGAGCCGCTGGGGCTGAACGAGCGCGTGGTCAGGACCAGCGTGTACCGGCTGGTGCAGGACGACTGGCTGGTGTCCGAACAGGTCGGGCGGCGCAGCTATTACCGTCTGACGCCGTCCGGTCTGCGCCGCGCCGACCATGCCTCGCGCCGGATCTACGACGTGCGCTGCGTGGAGTGGGACGGCCGGTGGCAGATCGTGATCCTGCCCGCGACCCTGTCCGTGCGCCTGCGCGATGCCTTGCGCCGCGAACTGTCGTGGGCCGGATACGGCGCGGTGGCGCCGGGCGTGCTTGTCCGGCCCTCGTCCGATTCGGCGACCCTGATGGAAATCCTCGACGGCACCGGCACGCGCGACAAGGTGGTGCCGCTCGACGCCCGCAGCCTCGACGCGCTGACCGGCCTGCCGCTCAAGGATCTGGCCCGGGAATGCTGGGATCTGGAGGCGATCGGCGCCACCTACGATGAATTCATCGCGCGCTTCCGCCCCGTGCTGCGCACCCTGAGCGCCGCCCGCAGCCTCGATCCCGAACAATGCTTCCTGGTCCAGACCCTGCTGATGCACGAGTTCCGCCGCGTCCTGCTGCACGATCCGCAGCTGCCGGCGCAGATGACGCCGAACAAATGGAGCGGCGCGCTGGCCCGCAACCTGTGCCAGTCCCTGTACCGGCTGACCTACCGTCTCGCCCAGCAGCACCTGCTGGCGCTGTGCGAGACGCCGAGCGGGCCGCTGCCGCCCCCTTCGCCGGACTTTTACCGGCGCTTCGGCGGCCTCGGCGATGTGGCTGGCGACGTGGCCGACGACGTCGCCGGGATCGCCGTCGCGCCGTAG
- a CDS encoding DmsC/YnfH family molybdoenzyme membrane anchor subunit, translated as MKHVQQRPAGHLAPRRQQNWDWRAAGNFVCGGAGGGLLFVAALAHLAGAEVRHLIGAGLLLVGTGLFCVWLEIGRPWRALNVFRHLRTSWMTREASVAPLLFISGALAVAGLHPALPLLAGLCGLAFLYSQARILAADKGIPAWRHPRCAAVVVATGLAEGAGLLAVTAPVLPPRLLPVAALVLILALLARLWLWKRYLAGLEADGAPLGSLQALTAIERRFVLFGHLVPAASAIAAAIGVPGATAACILAGLMAVGGGWLFKYTLVRRAAFTQGIALKHLPVRGRGTPGPAVKPGWSGR; from the coding sequence ATGAAACACGTTCAGCAAAGACCCGCCGGCCATCTGGCGCCCCGCCGGCAGCAAAACTGGGACTGGCGCGCCGCGGGCAACTTCGTCTGCGGGGGAGCGGGCGGCGGCCTGCTGTTCGTGGCCGCGCTCGCCCACCTCGCCGGCGCCGAAGTGCGCCATCTGATCGGTGCCGGCCTGCTGCTGGTGGGCACCGGGCTGTTCTGCGTATGGCTCGAAATCGGCCGCCCATGGCGCGCGCTCAACGTCTTCCGTCACCTGCGCACCTCGTGGATGACGCGCGAAGCTTCGGTGGCGCCGCTGCTCTTCATTTCCGGCGCGCTTGCCGTCGCCGGCCTCCATCCGGCGCTGCCGCTGCTCGCCGGGCTGTGCGGGCTGGCCTTTCTCTATAGCCAGGCGCGCATCCTGGCTGCAGACAAAGGCATCCCGGCCTGGCGCCATCCGCGCTGCGCGGCCGTGGTGGTGGCCACCGGTCTCGCCGAAGGCGCCGGCCTGCTCGCCGTCACCGCGCCAGTTCTGCCGCCGCGCCTGCTGCCGGTGGCCGCGCTCGTCCTGATCCTCGCCCTGCTCGCCCGTCTGTGGCTGTGGAAGCGTTATCTCGCCGGCCTCGAGGCCGACGGCGCCCCGCTCGGCAGCCTGCAGGCGCTCACCGCGATCGAGCGCCGTTTCGTGCTGTTCGGCCACCTCGTGCCGGCCGCTTCCGCCATCGCGGCAGCGATCGGCGTACCAGGGGCGACGGCCGCCTGCATCCTCGCCGGACTGATGGCGGTCGGCGGCGGCTGGTTGTTCAAGTACACCCTGGTCCGGCGTGCCGCATTCACCCAGGGAATCGCCCTCAAACACCTGCCGGTACGCGGCCGCGGTACGCCCGGACCGGCAGTCAAACCGGGCTGGAGCGGGCGCTGA